TACCACCAGGGCGTCGACATCCGGATCGGCTCGGACCAGCGCGACGCACCGCGCGAACGCGGGAGCCTCGACGACGGCCGTGGTGTCGACGGGGTTGGCCACCGAACCGTACGAGGGCAGCAGCCCCGCCAGTTCGTCGCGGGTGGACGAGTGCAGCTCGGCGAAGTCCAGACCGGCACGGGCGCAGGCATCGGCCGTCAGCACTCCCAGCCCCCCGGCGTTCGTGACGACCGCGACCCGCCTCCCCCGCGGAATCCCTTGCGCGGCGTGCACCGCCAGCACCGCCAGCACGTCGTCGACGTCGTCCGCTCCGATGATCCCGGCCTGCAGCAGCAGCGCTTCCCGGAAGGCCTCGGGGGCAGTGGTGGACGAGCTGTGCACGGCCGCCGCGCGCCGCGCGACCGGGCTCGCCCCGCCACGCAGCAGCACGAGCGGTTTCGCCCGTCCGAGGTGTCTCGCGGACCAGGAGAACTTGCGGGGATTGCCGAACGATTCCAGGTACACGACGCCGATCCCGGTGCGCTCGTCCTGATCCCACCATTGGAGCAGGTCGTTGCCGCTCACGTCGTACTTGTCCCCTGCCGACACGAGCGTCGAGACGCCGAGGCCCAGCTGCCGCAGCCGGCTCAGCAGCACGATCCCGACACCACCGGACTGCGTGACGATCCCTACGTCACCCGGCGGAATTCCGTCCACTCCGAAGGTGGCGTCCAGGCGCACGTCCGGGTCCGAGTTGACCGCTCCGAAGCAGTTGGGGCCCAGCAGCCGCATCCCCCACCGGCGGACCGCGGAGACGAGTTCCCGCGCGTCCGCGCCGCCGAGCCCGGAGCTCACGACGAGCAGCGCGCGCACGCCACGCCGACCGCACTGCTCGGCGACCTCGGCGACCGAGCGGGCCGGTACGCACAGCACTGCCAGCTCAGGTGCCTCCGGGAGCCGCGCGAGGTCCGGGAAGGCCGCCACCCCCTCGATCTCGGCGGTGCGCGGATTGATCGGGAAGACGGTCCCCCGGTACCCGCCTGCGAGGAGGTTCCGCAGCACCGCGTTTCCCACCTTGCCGCGGGACGCGCTGGCCCCGACCACCGCGACCGATCGCGGCGCCAGCAGGTGTCGCAGGCTTTCCGCCGTAGCGGCGCGATCTCGTGCAGCACGGCGTTCCGAGTAAGAATCGTCCTGCCCCAGCTCGACGACGACGTGCGTCACTGATCCTTCGACGGTGTGCAGGCAGTGCAGTCCGCTGTCCAGGAAAACACGCAACATCGCGGCGTTCGTGGTGAGCACCTCCGCGATGAAGGTGCGCACACCCCGCCGCGACGCCGCGAACGCGAGGTGTTCCAACAGCAACGTCGCCACGCCTTTGGCGTGCACATCGTGCTCGACGACGAACGCGACTTCGGCATGCGCCGGGTCGTCCACGACTTCGAAGTGGCCGATTCCGATCAGCCTCCGCTGGCGGAAGACCCCCATCGCGACGACCTCGGCGTCCTCGGCCACCAACAGGTGGCGCAGCAACCGCTCGACGGTCTTCGGAGACGGGACGCCCAGGAACCGCGAGTGGAGGTCGCCTTGCGGCAACTCCGCGTGCAGCCGACGCACTTCCACGGCATCGCGTTCGGTCAGCGCCCTGAGTTCGACCACCTGGCCGTCCGCCAGGAGAGCGTGCAACCCGGCCTCCGCGGGCTCGAATCCGTTCATCGCCACCACTTCCAGCCGCCGTACCGCCGCGGCTGCTGCGCCTCCCCGCGATCATCCGTGCGGAGCGGAACGCGTCCGGCAGGTGGCGGAGCCACGCCCGTCCTGGTCATGGGGCGGGGGAGGACGTCCGCACGTCCACCACGTCCTCCGTCGAACGACGCGGACTCGGCGGGCCGGGCGTGCCGAACCCGATCCGCACCACCGCGTGCGGGTTCCACCCACCGCCGAGCAGGCCCGCCAGCTCCTGCCTGGTCTCGGACACCTCGATCACTTGAGATAGCGGCGAAGCGACCAGGCCGCCCGCAGTCGCGGTCAGCAGCATCCGCTGCAACGCCTCACCGGCGCGCACCTCCGCGCCGGGGCCCGAATCCTGCGAGGACACCACCGCCAGCAGCGGCTGCGTCTCGAAGTCGTGGCCCGGATCCCGCCGACGGGCGCGGCCCGCGGAGAAGTCCCGCACCACCCACCGGTCCTGCGGCTCCGGCGCGGGTCCGGCTGCGGCAGCGGGAACGCCCTCGGGATCTTCGAGGCCCCTGCCCGTCCACCGCTCCAGCTCTTCCCGGAACCGGCGGTCGGCCATCTGGACGCGGTGCGCGCGGTGGACGAGTCCCTCCAGCTGCCCCAACTCGCCTCGCCCTACCACGTGCAACCAGCAGCCTTCCTGCTGCACGGCCTGAATCATCTCGTGCCGCAGCTCGGCGGGCACCGGCCGTTCGCGGAACGGAGCACGGGCCGTGTGCCGCCGATCGATCATCCGGTAGAGCTGCTCGGACGCGGTGGAAGGCGAGCCACGCTGCCCGGCGCGGACCTCTGCCAGCAACGTCGGCCGATCGTCCCCATCCGGCGGGATCGTGACCACCGGGTGCACCTGTTCATGATCGAGCGCCAGCCGCAGGTTCAACAACGCCGCACCGCAGGCCAGCCGCAACTCCCTGTCGTCCGGATCGGCCGCCGGAAGCCTCCTGGTCACATCCGCGTGCACCTCGATCAGGCGGCGCCAAAGACGAAATTTCCAGGGTTGGCTGTTGTGCAGCGACGGAGCTTCAGCCGCGGCGTGCAGCACCGCCTCGCCCCGCTCCGCGGGCAGACCGAGTACGGTCGGGCACCCTTGCATTCGCTTTCCTCTCGCGACAGCACGCAATCTCGTCCGAGGTTCTCGCGCGCCGCTTCCGGATTCACCTGCCGAACGTCCTGAACCCACGATTTCCAGCCAAGTGGGCGGGTGGGGCACGGGCGGCGCGCGTTCGCGCACCGGATTCGAACGTTTCGAACGTCCTCGAAGGGCTTTCGCTCACTGCACCGGAGGCACCGTTGGGCCATCCTGGCGACGTCGTGCGAGAGGCCCCACGGGCGTCATCGACCAATCCACGTCGAGGTGAGAACGGGGGGCACCCGCCGTGTCGCAACCCGAGAACGAGATCGTGGCCGCCATCGACGGTTCCCGCCGGTCCGTCGAAGCGGCGCTGTGGGCCGCCGAGGAAGCCCAGCGCCACCGAGCGGGGCTGCGAATTCTGCTGATCAACGACGACCCGGCGAGGTTGGATTTCGCGGAGCAAGCCGTCCGCGAAGCCACCGCGGCCTGCCTGGACAAGGCTCCGGACGTGCAGGTCGCCGACGAGGTGCGCCCCGGTCATCCCGTCGAAGCGCTGCTGCGCGCCGAGGAAACCGCCCGGTTGCTCGTGCTGGGTTCACGCGGCCTCGGCGGTTTCGCCGACGCGCTCCTGGGTTCCGTCAGCACCGAGGTGGCCACCCGCGCGACCGGATCCGTGGTGGTCGTGCGCGGTGACGTCGAGCATTCCGGTGGGCCGGTCGTCGTCGGTCTGGACGACTCCCCGGGCATCGACAACGCACTGCACTTCGCCTTCGAGGCCGCAGCGGTTCGCGGGTGCGAGCTGCTGGCCGTGCAAGCTTGGAACGAGGCGGCGCTGCTCGCACCGCCGCTTCCTCCCGCCGAGCGCGACGAAGCGCAGCTGCGGATCGAACAGCGCGCGCACCAACGCCTCTCCGGCTGGACGAAGCGGTACCCCGGACTGCGTGCGCACGCGGTGGCCGTGCGCGCGCATCCCGTGCCCGCTCTCGTCGATGCCGCCGATGCCTCCCCGCTGCTGGTGGTCGGACATCGGGGCAGTGGCGGCTTCAGCGGGCTGCTGCTGGGATCGGTCGCCGCGGGCGTGCTGCATCACGCACGATGCCCGGTGGCCGTGATCCGGTGATCCCGGCCAATGATCGCGACCCCGAGCCACCGAACTGCTCCCCCGGGACTTGCGCACCTCCCGCCGCGGACTCTCCGAACGGGAGCCCGACAGCCGGTTCGGGAGGCATGGCCCTTGAACCAGCCGCCCCAGTGCTCGGCACGACCGGGACATCGGGGGACGTTCGCCCCTCCACGCGAAACCGGGTCTCCGGTCAGCCTGGTAGCAGCCTCGGTGTGATGCGCCCCCGGGGCACCGCGAAGCGCTCCCCGAGCGGGGAGGAGCCGCACTCGATGACGGAGGAGAAGCCATGACGCACCTCATGCCCAGTCGCGGAACGCCAGTCCCGGACCTGCTCGACTGGATCGAGGGCCAATGGCCGTTCGGCGATCGCCACCCGGTCAAGGTCGAAACCTTCCACGACGGCGACCAGCTGGTCGTGCGCTGCGAACTCCCGGGGATGGACCCCGAACGCGACATCCACATCACGGTCGAGGGCACGATATTGAAGATCAGTGCCGAGCGCACCCGCGAAGAGCGCGACGATCGGCACAGCGAGTTCCAGTACGGTTCCTTCGTCCGCAGCCTGAACATGCCGTCGAGCGCTGATCCGGACAACATCGAGGCCGACTACGAATCGGGCATTCTCACCGTTCGTATTCCGCAGCGGGAATCCGGCTCCAGCAAGGAGATACCGGTAGCCCGCCGAGAGCGGTAGGCCGCGACCGCGATGGGTGCCCGGAACCTGGTGATCGCCGCCGTGGACCGCTCGGACAGCGCGCGGCAGGCCGCCTTCTGGGCGGCGGAGGACGCGGCGCTGCGCGGGGCCGGGCTCCAGCTCGTCGGAGTCGCCGAGGCCGGGGCCGACGACGCGCACGAGCGTGCGACGCTCGACCACGTCGCCCAGCGGTGCCGCCAGCTGCACCCGGAAGCACTCCCGGATGTCCTGGTCGCGCACGGCAATCCGATCACCGAGCTCGTCCGCCTCTCGGCCGAGGCCGAGCTGGTCGTGCTGGGCGCTCACGGGCGGACGGCGAGCCGATGGGCGAGCGTGGGATCGGTCGCCACGCGCGTCGCCACCCACGCGTCCTGCCCGGCCGTGGTGGTTCGCGAACCGCGTTCGGCGAGCCCGGTCGTGGTCGGGGTCGACGGATCGCAGCGAGGACGGCGGGCGCTGGAGTTCGCCTTCACCGAGGCGCGGGCGCGCAACAGCGAGCTCGTCGCGGTGCGCGCCCGCGACCTCGCGACCGTGGAGCGGTTCCCCGTCGTGCCGCCACTGGACTTCGAGATCCAGGCCGAGCTGGATCGCGCGCGTCGAGAACTCGACGAGGCCCTTTCCGGAGTGGTCGGACGG
This window of the Saccharopolyspora gloriosae genome carries:
- a CDS encoding Hsp20/alpha crystallin family protein, translating into MTHLMPSRGTPVPDLLDWIEGQWPFGDRHPVKVETFHDGDQLVVRCELPGMDPERDIHITVEGTILKISAERTREERDDRHSEFQYGSFVRSLNMPSSADPDNIEADYESGILTVRIPQRESGSSKEIPVARRER
- a CDS encoding Acg family FMN-binding oxidoreductase, whose protein sequence is MQGCPTVLGLPAERGEAVLHAAAEAPSLHNSQPWKFRLWRRLIEVHADVTRRLPAADPDDRELRLACGAALLNLRLALDHEQVHPVVTIPPDGDDRPTLLAEVRAGQRGSPSTASEQLYRMIDRRHTARAPFRERPVPAELRHEMIQAVQQEGCWLHVVGRGELGQLEGLVHRAHRVQMADRRFREELERWTGRGLEDPEGVPAAAAGPAPEPQDRWVVRDFSAGRARRRDPGHDFETQPLLAVVSSQDSGPGAEVRAGEALQRMLLTATAGGLVASPLSQVIEVSETRQELAGLLGGGWNPHAVVRIGFGTPGPPSPRRSTEDVVDVRTSSPAP
- a CDS encoding universal stress protein codes for the protein MGARNLVIAAVDRSDSARQAAFWAAEDAALRGAGLQLVGVAEAGADDAHERATLDHVAQRCRQLHPEALPDVLVAHGNPITELVRLSAEAELVVLGAHGRTASRWASVGSVATRVATHASCPAVVVREPRSASPVVVGVDGSQRGRRALEFAFTEARARNSELVAVRARDLATVERFPVVPPLDFEIQAELDRARRELDEALSGVVGRYPEVTVRNEVRCGHPTAVLLHLASRARLLVVAHRGAGGFAGLLLGSTAAGVLRDAPCPVAILRG
- a CDS encoding universal stress protein translates to MSQPENEIVAAIDGSRRSVEAALWAAEEAQRHRAGLRILLINDDPARLDFAEQAVREATAACLDKAPDVQVADEVRPGHPVEALLRAEETARLLVLGSRGLGGFADALLGSVSTEVATRATGSVVVVRGDVEHSGGPVVVGLDDSPGIDNALHFAFEAAAVRGCELLAVQAWNEAALLAPPLPPAERDEAQLRIEQRAHQRLSGWTKRYPGLRAHAVAVRAHPVPALVDAADASPLLVVGHRGSGGFSGLLLGSVAAGVLHHARCPVAVIR
- a CDS encoding GNAT family N-acetyltransferase, producing MNGFEPAEAGLHALLADGQVVELRALTERDAVEVRRLHAELPQGDLHSRFLGVPSPKTVERLLRHLLVAEDAEVVAMGVFRQRRLIGIGHFEVVDDPAHAEVAFVVEHDVHAKGVATLLLEHLAFAASRRGVRTFIAEVLTTNAAMLRVFLDSGLHCLHTVEGSVTHVVVELGQDDSYSERRAARDRAATAESLRHLLAPRSVAVVGASASRGKVGNAVLRNLLAGGYRGTVFPINPRTAEIEGVAAFPDLARLPEAPELAVLCVPARSVAEVAEQCGRRGVRALLVVSSGLGGADARELVSAVRRWGMRLLGPNCFGAVNSDPDVRLDATFGVDGIPPGDVGIVTQSGGVGIVLLSRLRQLGLGVSTLVSAGDKYDVSGNDLLQWWDQDERTGIGVVYLESFGNPRKFSWSARHLGRAKPLVLLRGGASPVARRAAAVHSSSTTAPEAFREALLLQAGIIGADDVDDVLAVLAVHAAQGIPRGRRVAVVTNAGGLGVLTADACARAGLDFAELHSSTRDELAGLLPSYGSVANPVDTTAVVEAPAFARCVALVRADPDVDALVVPVIETALGEPAGALADALASYPSDYRAPVVLVRPGRSLPVEFLRCSGESLPSLASPTSAATAIGGLAGYQRWRERSAVPAEVPADADADAARRRVIAVSAYRRGGGWLSFEQIRDCLAPVGVPLLHRTTCATEQEALAAVNAAAGPVVVTALTDAPDPEVVSRGGVEGADQLRGAWRDLRNTVGADFRGVSVRDHVPSERSLSVTAKHDESFGPVLGVGFGGAAGRLAPTRSHRLVPLNDQDAADLASDPVATAVLGAGPDAASGRSALVDLLVRIGRFAEEVPELVELELDPVLFSGGRLLLPEARMNIGGAVAEDPLLRRLAV